A DNA window from Leptolyngbya sp. KIOST-1 contains the following coding sequences:
- a CDS encoding Ni/Fe hydrogenase subunit alpha — translation MAQRIVIDPVSRIEGHAKISIYLDDRGEVSDARFHVTEFRGFEKFCEGRPFWEMPAITARICGICPVSHLLASAKAGDRLLAVQIPPAAEKLRRLMNLGQIIQSHALSFFHLSSPDLLLGWESDPAQRNLFGLMAAEPELARGGICLRQFGQTVIEHLGGRKVHPAWAVPGGVRSGLSEDAKADIRDRLPAAKTTILTTLERFKQQLEDLRQEAHIFGNFPSLFMGLVSPDGTWEHYDGQLRVVDSGGNIIADHLDASDYQTFLGEVVQPDSYLKSPYYKPLGYPDQAGQCRLESGLYRVGPLARLNICDRIGTPLAEAELRLFRQYGTVNGTVNSSFFYHYARLIEILACIERLEVALEDPDLQSDRLRARADVNQREAVGVSEAPRGTLFHHYQIDQNGLLTQVNLIIATGHNNLAMNRTVAQIARHYIHGPEIPEPLLNRIEAGIRAFDPCLSCSTHATGQMPLHLQLVSAQGEVLHERYR, via the coding sequence ATGGCCCAGCGAATCGTCATTGACCCCGTCAGCCGTATAGAGGGGCACGCCAAAATCTCCATCTACCTCGACGATCGCGGAGAGGTGAGCGACGCCCGGTTTCACGTCACCGAGTTTCGCGGATTTGAGAAATTCTGCGAGGGGCGACCCTTTTGGGAAATGCCCGCCATTACCGCCCGTATCTGCGGCATTTGCCCGGTCAGCCATCTGCTGGCCTCGGCCAAGGCGGGCGATCGCCTGCTGGCCGTGCAGATTCCCCCCGCCGCCGAGAAGCTGCGCCGCCTGATGAACCTGGGGCAAATCATCCAGTCCCACGCCCTCAGCTTCTTTCACCTCAGCAGCCCCGACCTGCTGCTGGGTTGGGAGAGCGACCCGGCCCAGCGCAACCTGTTTGGCCTGATGGCCGCCGAGCCCGAACTGGCCCGGGGCGGCATTTGCCTGCGCCAGTTTGGCCAGACGGTGATCGAGCATTTGGGCGGGCGCAAGGTGCATCCCGCCTGGGCGGTGCCCGGTGGCGTGCGATCGGGGCTGTCAGAGGACGCCAAGGCCGATATTCGCGATCGCCTCCCCGCCGCCAAAACCACCATCCTCACTACCCTGGAGCGGTTTAAGCAGCAGCTAGAGGACCTGCGGCAGGAGGCCCACATCTTTGGCAACTTCCCCAGCTTGTTTATGGGGTTGGTGTCGCCCGACGGCACCTGGGAGCACTACGACGGGCAGCTGCGCGTGGTCGACAGCGGCGGCAACATCATTGCCGATCACCTCGATGCAAGCGACTACCAGACCTTCCTGGGCGAGGTTGTGCAGCCCGACTCATACCTCAAATCGCCCTACTACAAGCCCCTGGGCTATCCCGACCAGGCCGGGCAATGTCGGCTGGAGAGCGGGCTGTATCGGGTGGGGCCCCTGGCGCGGCTGAATATCTGCGATCGCATCGGCACCCCCCTGGCCGAGGCCGAGCTGCGCCTGTTTCGCCAGTACGGCACCGTTAACGGCACCGTCAATAGCTCGTTTTTCTACCACTACGCCCGGCTGATTGAGATTTTGGCCTGCATTGAGCGCCTTGAAGTGGCCTTGGAGGACCCGGATTTGCAGAGCGATCGCCTGCGGGCACGGGCCGATGTCAACCAGCGAGAGGCAGTGGGCGTGAGCGAAGCCCCTCGCGGCACCCTCTTCCACCACTACCAAATTGATCAAAACGGCCTGCTCACCCAGGTCAATCTGATCATCGCCACCGGCCACAACAACCTGGCCATGAACCGCACCGTAGCCCAGATCGCCCGCCACTACATCCACGGGCCAGAAATCCCCGAACCCCTGCTCAACCGGATCGAGGCGGGCATTCGCGCCTTTGACCCCTGCCTCAGCTGCTCGACCCACGCCACCGGGCAAATGCCCCTGCACCTACAGCTAGTCAGTGCCCAGGGCGAAGTGCTCCATGAACGCTACCGCTGA
- the hypA gene encoding hydrogenase maturation nickel metallochaperone HypA, with translation MHEVGLMQAALAIALDQAAAQGASKIHALELHVGQQSGVMPAALAFAFGVVSAGTAAAGAELRLTSIPVRCYCSLCQREFQPADWIYECPDCHGLSTDIRQGQTLELASLEVS, from the coding sequence ATGCATGAAGTCGGCTTGATGCAGGCGGCGCTGGCGATCGCCCTGGATCAGGCCGCCGCCCAGGGGGCCAGCAAAATCCACGCCCTAGAACTGCATGTCGGTCAGCAGTCAGGGGTCATGCCCGCCGCCCTGGCCTTTGCCTTTGGGGTGGTCAGTGCGGGCACTGCGGCGGCAGGGGCCGAGCTGAGGCTTACATCGATTCCAGTCCGATGCTACTGTTCCCTCTGCCAGCGGGAATTTCAGCCCGCCGACTGGATCTATGAATGTCCTGACTGTCACGGCCTCAGCACCGACATTCGCCAGGGCCAAACCCTAGAACTCGCATCGCTGGAGGTGTCGTGA
- a CDS encoding hydrogenase maturation protease has product MTPAPNATDPYAFLIIGYGNPLRGDDGVGPQVAQTVSAWQVPSVKALSVPQLLPELVVEMGAAEYVIFVDAWGKCGASAPCLEPIIATPAALNHGTIPALDHVCDPAALVALTQWIYGRHPQAWLLQIPTECCDLGGAFSKTAKHGVDSALRTIEQFLTTYRRPTCTPLAPCMKSA; this is encoded by the coding sequence ATGACTCCCGCCCCCAATGCGACCGATCCCTACGCTTTTCTAATTATTGGCTACGGCAACCCCCTGCGCGGGGATGACGGCGTTGGCCCCCAGGTGGCCCAGACCGTTTCGGCATGGCAGGTGCCGTCGGTCAAAGCCCTCTCGGTGCCACAGCTGCTGCCAGAACTTGTTGTCGAGATGGGGGCAGCGGAGTACGTGATCTTTGTCGATGCCTGGGGCAAATGCGGAGCCTCAGCCCCTTGCCTGGAGCCCATTATCGCCACCCCGGCGGCCCTGAACCACGGCACCATCCCTGCCCTTGACCATGTCTGTGATCCAGCGGCGCTGGTGGCCCTTACCCAGTGGATCTACGGTCGCCATCCCCAGGCCTGGCTGCTGCAAATTCCCACGGAGTGCTGCGACCTGGGTGGAGCCTTTTCGAAGACGGCAAAGCACGGAGTCGATAGCGCTCTGCGAACCATTGAGCAGTTTTTGACCACCTATCGGCGGCCCACCTGTACTCCGCTGGCACCATGCATGAAGTCGGCTTGA